From the genome of Thermosynechococcus sp. NK55a:
GGCTCTATTTCGGGTTTCATAAGATTCCCTCATTGCAAAGTGCCCTTGCGGGACTAACGCCAGTGGTCATTGGCATTATCTTGGCAGCGGTCTGGTCAATGGGGCAAAAGTCCGTGCGCTCGACGGTAACGATCGCGATCGCCATTGCGGCCTGTCTCGGTAGTTTGACCCGCATCAATCCCTTGCTCATCCTTGGCAGTGGCGGCATCATTGGTCTCATTCTCCAACTTAGCCCACCCACAAAAACCACGAAACTCCAAACTTCCCAAAAATCAGCCCTCGTTGGCTTACCCCTGGCCATCCAAACCCTACCCCACCAAGCTGCCCAAATGGCCACTGCCTCTTCTCAACCCGTTCAGTGGCTAACTCTAGTGTTGACCTTCCTGAAGGTGGGGATTGTTTTCTTTGGTGGTGGCTTTGTCCTAATCCCCGTGCTGAAACAACTCTTGATCGATCAGTTGCATTGGCTGACGCAGCAGGAATTTATTGATGGTGTGGCTATTAGTCAATTGACACCGGGACCGATCGCGGTCATTGCCACCTTTGCCGGATTCCGTGTCGCTGGTATTAGTGGTGCCCTTTTGGCAACCGTGGCCTTATTTTTGCCATCCCTACTATTGATGTTTGCTCTCGCCCACTACTATCAAGTGGTGAAGCATCTCCAACGGGTGAAGCAATTTTTGGCGGGAGTGAATCCTGCAGTGGTGGGTATGGTGTTGTCAGCAGCGATTAACCTTGCTCCTGCAATTGTCCATCCCCAGCCCATCAGTCTCATTCTGAATAGTTTGCTCTTAGTCTTTTCCCTTGTGGCGATTACGCGCCTCAAATGGCATCCAGCAATCGCCCTCGCTGTGGGAGCAACAGTTGGATTACTCGGCGGCCAGTGGTTAACCGGCACCGCCTAGCGAGGAAAACTCAAGCTTGCCCTCGAGTTTTCGAGGGGTCTGAGACTTTAGTGTCAAACTTTCCTTAAGACGAGATTGAGCACGATGTTCAATAATTTTTTGATACATTTTCCATTGCTTTTTTCACTTGCTCCTTCACTTGTAAGCCACTGTTGGGTGCCGGCTGCGGAGCCTTGATTAATTGAATAGCTTGATTTTGCTGTAGAAGCTGCTGAAAGAGTGTCTTGGTTTTTAAGATGGATTCGCTTTGAGGTGGCATAGTATTGGTGGCGGCCAAATAGAAGCCTGAAGGGATAACAGGGCAAAAAGGGATTGCACAATCGGCGCAGCACTGGGGGTGAAAAGCACACAGGTGCTTTGAGAACTCGGCCAGCACGGTGATTAATTGTCGCTTGATCTTGGGGAGAATCCTCAGAGGCAAGTTCAGTTGCTGTTAACTGAACACGCTGAGTATTGATCATTGTGAGTATTGATCACTGTATTTTAGGAGGCGCTGACGGTGTGGCGATCGCCTGTCCCCGCAGGGCTGACTGCACTAAAGGTCAACTCACTACCCACCAAATCCACCAAAATCGTATCGCCAGGGGTAAAGACCTCCTCAAGAAGCTTCACGGCCAGAGGGTTCTCCAATTCCCGTTGAATGGCGCGCTTGAGAGGACGTGCCCCATAGACTGGATCAAAGCCCACCGCCACTAAATGATCGAGCGCTGCTGGGGTGAGGTGCAGGTGAAGTTTTTGATCCGCAAGGAGTTTTTCCACCCGTCGCAGTTGAATTTGGGCAATCTGAGCCAGTTCCGTCCGCCCTAGCCCGTGGAAGAGAATCACGTCATCAATGCGGTTGAGAAATTCGGGGCGAAAATACTTTTGGGCACTTTGGAGCACCCGTTGCCGCATTTCCTCATAGCGGCTGTCATCCACTGCCAAATCTAAGATATGCTCGCTGCCCAGGTTACTGGTCATAATGATCACAGTGTTGCGGAAGTCCACCGTCCGCCCTTGGGAATCAGTAATGCGGCCATCATCCAGCACCTGCAAGAGCACATTAAAAACCTCGGGATGGGCTTTTTCCACCTCGTCAAACAGAACCACGGCATAGGGACGACGGCGGATAGCTTCGGTGAGTTGACCGCCACTGTCAAAGCCAACATATCCCGGCGGTGCGCCAATCATGCGGGAGACGGCATGTTTTTCCATGTACTCCGACATATCAATGCGCACCAAGGCATTTTCATCATCAAAGAGGGCTTCGGCAAGGGCACGGGCCAGTTCCGTTTTGCCAACGCCTGTGGGTCCCATAAAGAGGAATGAACCAATGGGACGGGCAGGGTCTTTCATGCCAGCTCGGGCGCGGCGGATGGCAGCGGCCACGGCGGCCACGGCATCGGTTTGACCAATCACCCGCTGATGGAGGACTTGTTCCAGCTGCAGGAGTTTTTGGCGTTCTGAGGCCATGAGTTTTTGCAGGGGAATTCCCGTCCACTTGGCAACAATTTCGGCAATGTCAGCTTCGGTGACTTGATCGCGCAAAAAGGTGCCACCTGCGGCTTGAAGTTCCAAAAGTTGTGCTTCGGTGGCCTCCAGTTCCCGTTGGAGGGTTTCTAAACGACCATATTTGAGTTGCGCGGCTTTGTTGAGGTTGTAGTCCCGCTCTGCTTGCTCAATTTGCAACTTCACTTGGTCTTCTTCTTCCTTGAGGCTGTTGATGCGCTCCAGCAGTTCTTTTTCTGCTTGCCAGCGGGCTTGCATGGCCTGTTGTCGCGGCTGCAGTTGGGCAATTTCCGCTTCGATGCGCTGCAGGCGATCGCGAGTGGCCTGTAGTGGTGCTTGGCTGAGGGGCAGGCTCTCCTCCTGTTTGAGGGACAGTCTTTCCATTTCCAGTTGCCGCAGGCGCCGCTCAAGGGCTTCCAGTTCAGCGGGCTTGGTGGTGATTTCCATTTTTAGCTTGGCGGCTGCCTCATCCACGAGGTCAATGGCCTTATCGGGGAGGTAGCGATCGCTAATATACCGATCCGAAAGCATGGCCGCGGCCACCAATGCCGAATCGGTAATTTTAACGTTGTGGTGAATTTCGTAGCGATCCTTGAGGCCGCGCAAAATTGAGATCGTATCCTCAACACTGGGCTGGCCAATATACACCTGCTGAAAGCGGCGTTCTAAGGCAGCATCTTTCTCAATGTATTTGCGATATTCATCTAGGGTGGTGGCGCCAATGCAGCGCAGCTCTCCCCGCGCCAACATCGGTTTAAGTAGGTTGCTGGCATCCATCGACGAGTTTTGATTGGCACCAGCGCCAACAACTGTGTGCAGTTCATCAATAAAAAGAACAATTTGACCTTCGGAATGGGTGACTTCGTGAAGAACAGCCTTGAGGCGATCTTCAAAGTCACCGCGAAACTTGGCACCCGCCACCAGACTCCCCAGGTCGAGGGAAATCAAGCGCCGATTTTTTAGGGATTCTGGCACATCGCCGTTGATAATCCGCTGGGCAAGACCTTCAGCAATGGCGGTTTTACCAACACCCGGTTCACCAATGAGAACGGGATTATTTTTCGTGCGGCGGGAGAGAACTTGAATAACGCGGCGAATTTCTTCATCGCGGCCAATGACGGGATCCAGTTTGCCTTGGCGGGCAGCTTCGGTGAGATCACGACCGTACTTTTCAAGGGCAGCGTATTTATTTTCGGGGTTTTGATCTAAAACTTTTTGGGCACCGCGAATGGCTTTGACGGTGGCAGCCAACTGCTCGCGATCGCAATTTAGGGCCCGGAAAAGACGTTGACCAATGCGGCGATCGCCCACAAAAGCCAGTAAAAGATGCTCAATGGAAATGAATTGATCCTCTTCCTCTTGGCGGAGGCGATTGGCCTCATCAAGGAGCGCATCCAAACTGCGACCACAGTAGAGTTCGCTGCCTGCGGGAACGCGCGGCTGTTGCTTAGCAAAATCCATCAGCCGCTTGAGCACCCATTCGGTGTCAATATCCGCCCGCTCAAGAATCAGTTGACCCAGTCCCTCTTCCCGCAGTAGGGCAATCATGACGTGCTCTGTTTCCAGGTATTGGCTGCGATATTCCCGTGCCACATCCTGGGACTGAACAATGGCTTCCCATGCCTTATCAGTAAACTTTGTTGGATCCGTTGGTTGCATAGTGATAATTGCGGGCAAAACCCCACCGACTGTGAATGCATTATGCCATCATCTCCAGTGTAATCAACAGGCCACCACCCCACCCACAGGATGATTTACAGAGGTGGCAAATAGAGAAACGCCCGCAGGAGATTAGCCAGTTTTTTCTTGCTGCTATAGTCACCGCTGTAGTACGGTTGCAGGGGGACTGTGTCGCCAGAGGTCATCTGGACCACGACGCGATAGAGGCGATCGCCGTCAGAATCCTTATGGATATCAATGGCAATGTCCCTAATTTCGCGCAAGAGCAATTCCTTGTGAGTTCGGCAGAAAAATTTGCATGGAGAATTGTCAAGGTACCACTGCCCCGATCTCAATCCAGCGTTAAAACACCGGTGCAGGAAATTAGACTCATCCCTACAAACCCTACAAAAAAGAACACCCCTGCCATGATCCCTACTATCTAGCGATCGTCCGCACGCGCTGAAAGTTCGGTTTGATTGGGATCCCCTAAGAATTGGTTAATTTGCTGTACTATGGCGGCGCGATCGCTCGGCTGTGAGATAGCACTACCCAATACGGTTGACTTGCCCGCCACATCAAGAACAATCAAGAACAATGCGGTATATGCGATCGCTGTCACTGTCAATATCCTCCTCCAACTTTGCCTGTCGTAGGAGGGGAAGCGGAATATTCACTCGCTCTTAGATTACAAAATACGTTGTTGTGACACTACATCCATAGGGCAGGATTTGGCGTTGACGGTGAAGTTGTCCAACTGGGAAGAGGCTCAATGTTAGCATAGATACAAGACAAAAATCCCGCCTATAAACCAATTCCCCAAAGATCTCTGCCGCAAGTGCAGGGAATTGTCCGTTTGCGCCAGTATTTTCACGCCTAATCCTCCTGAGAATGTAAAAATAATCCCACGCTTGTGGCTAACTGCTGAAAATTGGGTTCAATTCGTTGTCCTAAATACTCTTCAACTACCCGAGCAATCATACTTGCTAAAAAGAAGGGGACACCGGTAATGCGTTTTGGATCAATCCTGAGATGGCCACGGCTCGTGATGATCGTTGAGTAACCATTGGCAATAAATTGATTTTCCCCCTGACAGTCAACGGCCTCCGTAAAGGCATGGGGGACAATGCGCCAGCGGGTGAGATAGTGGCGATTGTCCCAATAGCTATAGTCCGTCCATGAGAGCATTGCTTCACTCAAGAATGCCCGTGCCGCCGCTGGAATGTCACCGCCACCATGCCAAACCAAAACCATTTCTAGGCCTTGGGGCTGTTCGTGGCGCGCCTGTACTTCAATTGCTCGCACATTGGGCATCCAGTTCACCAGTTCTGGCAGGCGATCGCGATAGGTGCGATAGACAGCGTCACGGGGAAAGGGTAGCTCTACTTGGGAAGAAATTTCCATGACCTTATCCCCACTGTGGAGACTGCCGCGCAATCACAACCACGTAATCCCCCACCTGCAACTCATAGTTCATCGGTGGATTAATATACGTTTGGCGACGCCCCTCAACGCGACGTTCCACAGCTATCAGGAGAGCATCGTCCTGCTCCTTAAGGTGTCGTTGCGCATACCAAAAGGTTTTGCCTGCCAGCGTTGACGGCAAAGGCAGCCGATAAAATTGGTTCCCCACCTGTACCGTCAGCAGCTCCGCAAAGACGTCCATCGCCCCTTGATTGCGCACTGCATTGCCAATGAGGTGACCTGTCATTTCATCAGCTACAACCACATCCTCCACCCCTGCCGCTTGAAGTTGGACATTGTTATTGCGATCCAAAAGCTGAGCACAGGTGTAGATCGTTGGATTGAGCTTTTCCATGGTCAGCGCAGCAAGAACAGTGCGGGCATCGCGGTCTTGATCACTGCGGGGCTGGCTGGTATCCGCCAAGAGAATGGCACGGGAGGCATGGTAAATCTGCACCTTCTCTAAAACGTCAATGCGGGTATAGTCTCCCGAATAAAAGTAGAGGCGATTTTGATCCGCTGTCCGCAATTCATTCACAGGCAGCTGTGCCAGTTCAGCAATAACGACAATCGGCGCATAGCGGGTTTGGGGATCGGTTTGTAACTCCTCCAGCACAAGGGGGGCACTGCGATTCCAGCCACAAAGAATAATGTGGTTGCGCAACTCATCCAAGTCAAGGTTCTTAATGCTCATGACCGACTGCAACCGCTGCACCATGAAGGCAGACACCACCCCTGTAAACACGGCAAACAAGGTCAGCCCCGACAAAACCACGACTAGGGTAACGATCCGCCCGGCATGGGTTTGAGGATAGGCACCAATGGGTTCGGCAGACACTAAAGAAAAGAAGCTGTACCACAGGGCATCCCCAAGGGTCTTGATGTTTGGGTTTGAGGTTCCTTCGATAATATAAAAAGCCAGCCCCCCAAAGAGCATGATCAACACAATGATTAACAGTGCTGAAATTTGGGCACTGTAGAGACCAGAAATCTGGGGGGCAATGTAGTGGAAGTTGCGGTTCATCAGAATTGAGGCACGGGGCAGACGCAGCAGTGGCAGCAAACGAAACAGTGTCCACTGGGGCGGCGTGGGGAGAATCGCAACTAGATCAAGCCAGTAGTGGCGGAAAAATCGTTGCTTTTTGCGGGCGATCGCAAATCGTAGGAATAACTCAACAACAAAGCACAGCCGCAGGGGTAAATCCGACAGCATCACAAAAAAATTAGGGTACCCGGGCTGTATCCAGAAGAGATCAATAACCACCAAAAGTACCCATATTAAAATCAAAACCAGCAGGCTAATTTCTACCTGTGGAGAGTGCAAAAATAGATCAAGCTGCTGTCTCAGCCGGCTTTGTCCCATAGGTGCAGCAAAAAGAGAGCATTAGATTTGAATTGGCGCGATCGCCGGCTACTAATGAGCGAATAGTGAACCTAAGTGGGAATCAGTTCTCCTGGACGCAGTTTTGCCCACCGTCCCTGTTCTTCGACGAAACTCGCACAGCTGACCACATCCCACTCCAATTGAATTTCTTCCCCTTGGGTGCGGATATTCACATTGATTGTTGGCTCAATCGGGTCAAAGTCTGGCGTCAGGGTCAAATGGGGCTGCTGGTGCTGCGCTTCAACCGCATGATAAGTGGTGCAGCGATCCACCAGGGCGCAGTTAACACAAATACACATGGCGAATTCTCCCAATGCCACATGTTCCTACTGTAGCGCATCCCCTAGGGTCGCCAAGGAAACTGCCGAAAGTTGGGGGGCGTTTTTCCAAAAAGGCGGTCTTGCCCTCGGCACTCTCTTGGGTGAGGTAGTACAGCAGCGTTGCGTTCCCCGCTAACTCCTGGAGGCCGGCCTGGCCATCACAATCAGCATTAAAGGCCGCCTTGAGGCAGCGAATGGCCAAGGGACTTTTACTGAGGATTTCCTGTGCCCAGCGGATTCCCTCTGCCTCTAGCTCCTCAACAGGGACAACGGCATTCACCAAGCCCATCGCCAGCGCCTCCTGAGCGGTGTATTGCCGACAGAGAAACCAAATTTCCCGCGCTTTTTTCTGACCCACAATGCGGGCTAGGTAACTAGCTCCAAAACCACCATCAAAGCTCCCCACCTTTGGCCCCGTTTGGCCAAAAATGGCATTGTCCGCCGCAATGGTGAGGTCACAGACCAGGTGGAGCACATGGCCACCACCAATGGCATAGCCGGCCACAAGGGCAATCACGACCTTGGGTAGGGAGCGAATTTGCCGTTGCAGATCCAGCACATTCAGCCGCGCCACCCCCTGCTCGTCGAGGTAACCTGCCTCAGCGCGAATGCTTTGGTCACCACCTGCACAAAACGCATACTTACCATCCGCGTGGGGGCCTGCCCCCGTGAGCAAGACAACCCCAATGGTGGGATCATTGCGAGCATCCTCAAAGGCCTGACTCATTTCAACAATGGTTTGAGGGCGAAAGGCATTGCGCTTGTGGGGGCGATTAATCGTAATTTTGGCAATGCCCGTCGTTTTGTGGTAAAGGATGTCAGTGTAGTTGTGAACCTGCTGCCAGTGGACGCTGTCCATAAAGTATCATCGCCGAGGTGAACCCCCATTGTACCCTGAGGATTCCCAGGTTGAGAGGGGAATAACATCGCCTAAACAACTGATCTGTTCTACCTGTGGAAGTCCCCAAAAGCAAGCTCACCGACGGCAGCCTGCCAGAAAACGCCTGAGGGTCTCTCGCCATGAATTCTTGATAGCACTCCTGCGATACGAAGGCGCGGGAGGCCACCAATGGGTTGTCCCCCAATCCTCAGGTATCATAAAACTCTAGGCACATGGGCATAGCAGGATCATGAGCAGTGATTTTCTCGCAGGACTCAATCCCTCACAGCGGCAGGCAGTGGAGCACTACTCGGGTCCCCTGTTGGTGGTGGCAGGAGCCGGTTCTGGGAAAACGCGCACGCTCACCTATCGAATTGCCCATTTGATTCGCCATCGTCAGGTAGCACCAGAGAATATCTTGGCGGTGACGTTTACCAATAAGGCCGCCCGCGAAATGAAAGAGCGGATTGAAGCCCTTTTTAGCCAAGAGATGGCCAAGGAACTCTAC
Proteins encoded in this window:
- the chrA gene encoding chromate efflux transporter gives rise to the protein MPESEVEESSPLPLNLWEMTAVFLKLGSIGFGGGIAMIALMEHEFVKRRRLLAIDEFLHGVALSQILGSFPVNTALFVGYRLHGFWGGLLGSLAFLLPSVVAVILLSWLYFGFHKIPSLQSALAGLTPVVIGIILAAVWSMGQKSVRSTVTIAIAIAACLGSLTRINPLLILGSGGIIGLILQLSPPTKTTKLQTSQKSALVGLPLAIQTLPHQAAQMATASSQPVQWLTLVLTFLKVGIVFFGGGFVLIPVLKQLLIDQLHWLTQQEFIDGVAISQLTPGPIAVIATFAGFRVAGISGALLATVALFLPSLLLMFALAHYYQVVKHLQRVKQFLAGVNPAVVGMVLSAAINLAPAIVHPQPISLILNSLLLVFSLVAITRLKWHPAIALAVGATVGLLGGQWLTGTA
- the clpB gene encoding ATP-dependent chaperone ClpB, whose translation is MQPTDPTKFTDKAWEAIVQSQDVAREYRSQYLETEHVMIALLREEGLGQLILERADIDTEWVLKRLMDFAKQQPRVPAGSELYCGRSLDALLDEANRLRQEEEDQFISIEHLLLAFVGDRRIGQRLFRALNCDREQLAATVKAIRGAQKVLDQNPENKYAALEKYGRDLTEAARQGKLDPVIGRDEEIRRVIQVLSRRTKNNPVLIGEPGVGKTAIAEGLAQRIINGDVPESLKNRRLISLDLGSLVAGAKFRGDFEDRLKAVLHEVTHSEGQIVLFIDELHTVVGAGANQNSSMDASNLLKPMLARGELRCIGATTLDEYRKYIEKDAALERRFQQVYIGQPSVEDTISILRGLKDRYEIHHNVKITDSALVAAAMLSDRYISDRYLPDKAIDLVDEAAAKLKMEITTKPAELEALERRLRQLEMERLSLKQEESLPLSQAPLQATRDRLQRIEAEIAQLQPRQQAMQARWQAEKELLERINSLKEEEDQVKLQIEQAERDYNLNKAAQLKYGRLETLQRELEATEAQLLELQAAGGTFLRDQVTEADIAEIVAKWTGIPLQKLMASERQKLLQLEQVLHQRVIGQTDAVAAVAAAIRRARAGMKDPARPIGSFLFMGPTGVGKTELARALAEALFDDENALVRIDMSEYMEKHAVSRMIGAPPGYVGFDSGGQLTEAIRRRPYAVVLFDEVEKAHPEVFNVLLQVLDDGRITDSQGRTVDFRNTVIIMTSNLGSEHILDLAVDDSRYEEMRQRVLQSAQKYFRPEFLNRIDDVILFHGLGRTELAQIAQIQLRRVEKLLADQKLHLHLTPAALDHLVAVGFDPVYGARPLKRAIQRELENPLAVKLLEEVFTPGDTILVDLVGSELTFSAVSPAGTGDRHTVSAS
- a CDS encoding TrkA-related ion transporter, whose product is MVIDLFWIQPGYPNFFVMLSDLPLRLCFVVELFLRFAIARKKQRFFRHYWLDLVAILPTPPQWTLFRLLPLLRLPRASILMNRNFHYIAPQISGLYSAQISALLIIVLIMLFGGLAFYIIEGTSNPNIKTLGDALWYSFFSLVSAEPIGAYPQTHAGRIVTLVVVLSGLTLFAVFTGVVSAFMVQRLQSVMSIKNLDLDELRNHIILCGWNRSAPLVLEELQTDPQTRYAPIVVIAELAQLPVNELRTADQNRLYFYSGDYTRIDVLEKVQIYHASRAILLADTSQPRSDQDRDARTVLAALTMEKLNPTIYTCAQLLDRNNNVQLQAAGVEDVVVADEMTGHLIGNAVRNQGAMDVFAELLTVQVGNQFYRLPLPSTLAGKTFWYAQRHLKEQDDALLIAVERRVEGRRQTYINPPMNYELQVGDYVVVIARQSPQWG
- a CDS encoding Ycf34 family protein, producing MCICVNCALVDRCTTYHAVEAQHQQPHLTLTPDFDPIEPTINVNIRTQGEEIQLEWDVVSCASFVEEQGRWAKLRPGELIPT